The following are encoded together in the Phragmites australis chromosome 19, lpPhrAust1.1, whole genome shotgun sequence genome:
- the LOC133899884 gene encoding uncharacterized protein LOC133899884 — MGSAHSSHSSVSTAAGDDEEDEGPSAAAVSSAGLPALAPPPVRVPPAAASKVLEQEPEVLPCRAADSPLSPQPSAAGTPRLLAGPGIKVWDPCHVLLPPPPSHQQQGRPAEATAAVEVVVVSHGECAAAMRPDLVGGRWPAAALTARGERQARAMAVFLRSRGARLAAAYASPLDRARATAALVCRELDFPEEQIQLSDALTEMSQGQWEGCPKSEIYTPEMVNLMESTQPDFSAPSGESLRQVQFRMMEFLNRTVLRLPEKVAMGDTLSQQNEPKGFSRQSSTNSVQDGPPWDVLYRLNRHSLQKKKSGKSRLQFVTSGDNESEDDFSPKDINHRHLLHDGSLGSSVATSIAIFSHATPIRCMIAGLLDCNPMMSQRICIDDSSITVLEHSLKTGWQIKRLNDTSHLRLL; from the exons ATGGGCTCCGCGCACTCCTCCCACTCCTCCGtctccaccgccgccggcgacgacgaagAAGACGAGGGTCCCTCCGCCGCTGCCGTGTCCTCCGCGGGCCTGCCCGCGcttgcgccgccgccggtgcgcGTTCCCCCGGCGGCCGCGTCCAAGGttctggagcaggagcccgagGTGCTGCCCTGCCGCGCCGCGGACTCGCCGCTCTCGCCGCAGCCCTCGGCGGCCGGGACCCCGCGCCTGCTCGCCGGCCCCGGCATCAAGGTCTGGGACCCCTGCCACGTGCTCCTCCCCCCGCCGCCGTCGCATCAGCAGCAGGGGAGGCCGGCCGAGGCCACCGCCGCGGTGGAGGTCGTGGTGGTCAGCCACGGGGAGTGCGCCGCCGCGATGCGCCCGGACCTCGTCGGCGGGCGGTGGCCGGCCGCGGCGCTCACGGCGCGCGGGGAGCGGCAGGCGCGCGCGATGGCCGTGTTCCTGCGGTCCCGCGGCGCCAGGCTCGCCGCCGCGTACGCGTCCCCGCTCGACCGCGCGCGCGCCACCGCCGCGCTCGTCTGCCGG GAACTTGATTTCCCAGAGGAGCAGATCCAACTATCAGATGCTTTGACTGAGATGAGTCAAGGTCAGTGGGAGGGCTGCCCGAAATCTGAAATTTATACTCCAGAAATGGTCAATCTGATGGAAAGCACTCAACCTGATTTCTCAGCGCCATCTGGAGAGTCACTCAGGCAGGTGCAGTTTCGGATGATGGAATTCCTCAACCGGACAGTCCTAAGGCTACCAGAAAAGGTGGCAATGGGGGACACACTATCACAGCAAAATGAGCCAAAGGGGTTCTCTCGGCAGAGCTCCACTAATTCTGTCCAAGATGGCCCTCCTTGGGATGTGCTTTACAGGCTCAATCGACATAGCCTCCAAAAAAAGAAATCTGGAAAGAGCCGGCTCCAATTTGTCACTTCAGGGGACAATGAATCCGAGGATGACTTCTCCCCTAAAGATATAAACCATAGGCATCTCCTTCATGACGGAAGTCTTGGGAGCTCTGTTGCCACCTCCATTGCGATTTTCAGCCATGCGACCCCCATTCGATGTATGATTGCAGGCCTGCTGGACTGCAATCCTATGATGTCCCAGAGAATATGTATAGACGATTCGTCAATTACCGTTCTTGAACATTCATTGAAAACCGGATGGCAAATAAAAAGGCTGAATGATACGTCACATCTCAGGCTTCTCTGA